TAACTTGTGAATTGAATCACCATATTATAAAGTGCTTCAAAATTCTTCTACCTTAATAGCTTCACGAGGCATTTCATAGGCATCTTTGGGCCTTGATTTCTTAACTCCAGCAGTAGTGAACCACACTTTGTCAGATTTGTAACTGTCAACAGCAACACTGGTGACCTTGACCCACACAAGAACCTTCGTCTTCATTCCATCTAAAACATTCAACTTACCCTTAGTTAAGGTTCCTTTTACACGGTTTGCATACCTCACAATGGATGAGTCCTTGAAGCACACCTCACAGGGAAAGCACAAGTGCACCACCAACTTTCCTTTAGATACATCAAACTCATAGCAAGTTATGTTGCGGGGAAACAGACCAGGAGGAAGGTTGTACTCTCGAAGAAGATCTGGTAAAGCCTTCTGGGATTTTCCTATTAATAACAAAACAGAGTGTCTCATTAGTATGTTTGTTATCATCTATATTGCAAGTTCATGTTCGAAATGCAAGTGACAGATGTGAAAACAATAGGTACCTTTCAGCTTGTTGATGAAAAGTTTTGCCTTCTCTTCCACAGTATTTGAGAGAGCCTGAAATTGCAAGCAAAGTATAAGCCTTCTTGCATTGCAACATCGTTCAgattcaataatttctttttagaagaagaaatgCACTTTGATAGTTAAGAAATGAGAattttaagagagaaaaaaatggtgAGAGATGCATACTGATAGATCGTCAGTTATGTGGGAAATCTCTGCCTTGGCTTTCTTGGAGATCCAAGCACTTCCCAGTTTAGTGAGAGCCTTATCCATTCTCCTTTAACTTTGCCAAGTCTCAGTTTCTCTCTTTGACAGAAAGGAAAACCACGTTTAAACACAATGGTATGTAAAATGTCTCTGTCATGGATGGTAAACCAGATAACTCAAAGAGTGGCATAAAGAAACTTTCAAATAAAACCctcaaagtgaagaaaaaaaaaacatctcatAAGGTTAAACTCCAAAATTTTCTCTCTTAAATTGGATTTTGAggttaaaatgataaaactggTCGAACACTttcttgaggacaaacaaagtccACATCAGAACAAATAAAAGATGGACataagtttatatacacataagattcTTCTATTGATGAGAAGCTTTTAGTAGAAGTAATACCAAAAACAaatcagaaaaaataagagatggtCATGAAAATAAactctcattaaaaaaaattaaatcagttTTAACTGAAAAATAAGAGATGATCAtggatttatatttaaaaatagactCTCATTGAAaaaagacaatgatattttgacaaatttttttaacaattttttgacaacaggacatgtgccatcattttattggtctatttgaatttatgtttaaaaaaatatttgaaacggaccaatcataaattaCCAgatatgcattgtcaaaaagttattaaaaaaaagttgttaaaaagattttttccttaaaaaaaattagatcaGTTTTGACTGATGCTTCAATGTTGCAGGTAGGAGCTTAGCTTGCCTTGAAATCTAAATTAACAGTAATTTCAGGAGTTTATGGTTATAATTGCTGTGTAGGTGGGTGATGTTTCACATTCAATCTCTCCTTTATGTAATATATGAGGTTGCTGTGCCATAAAACCTGTcatacaaaaaatgatttccCAACTTAAATGTTACATCTGATAAGAGTCCCcggtttaaatatttttaccaaACCTTTGgaattatcaattatattttatgattatattaaagAGTTTACACTAATTCAATCTATACCTTTAATTATTAGACTTTATAAACAATTTCTATGAATTTTAATAggtttgattaaatttaagttcatgataattttttagtatttttaattaatgtttattaattttttatcaattgagcaattatattttttaaatgagtttttattgtttaattgttATGGTTATAGAATCACAATGCTATTTTGTGAAGGAACCTTTTTTTAGTTAACATAACAgctagtttttattatttgtaaatgaaaatgatttatCTCAAAATTAAAGTCGTCCTTTATACACTTGAACTAACTAATGGAAGATAGTAactttactaaattaaaattaaacagtaaaacttaattaaaaaacgtaaaatatattttgaaagacttaatatatgaaaaaaaaatgtaataagaatttaattaaaaatatttaaatttataatgaacttaaagtttaattaaatcattCCAATAATACTTAACAAATAGTTCTTTGGCTACTTTAAATTAGCATTGTTAGAGTTAGTTATTTCATCCAAAATCTATCCGTTTtccattttgaaattttaaattttaatttttttttatagtttaatttttgaaacatcattctaatagttgaaaaaaaatgtatttaaattattagatatattatattattaaataatttataaatataaatattttatttttatgttaattttatctttaatttatttgttattatcttttattttcattttaaatttagtctACACAtctgttttattataaataaaatatcttatatatatttaatacaaaaattattaatcttaTACCTAcctttttactatattcaactCGTAAATTAACGATACaggaaaatgaatgaaataattcaatttctaaaaaTTGATTGTGCAACTTTCTAtgcagatatttttattttgataaaataaataaaaactaacgtTTTTCTTTACATTATGaggaaataaaagaattacGTTATTCGTATTTTTTACAATGGtaacaaaattagaaaatactaacaaaaaattataaagctATAGACAGATTTGATTCCCTTCTATGCGTAGTCttcattatattcaaaataagatccttttctaaaaaaatttcaagtcTTTCTTGTTTGATTGAAGatacaaactatatatatatatataaaaaaaaaaactgaattataattattgtttcatTTTGGACATAAAAGACATCAggcaattaaatatttttctaaatataaaccTAAATGAATGAGACGGTGATGTAGCATGTTCTAGAACATTTAAAGAgagtattaaaattaaaatattacccTCTGATcacattaaatttcaattaaaaataaatagttacaATTCTATGTACTGgtaaataatgattaaattaacaattttgaCAATTGACATATTTAACAAGACAAAGAAAGGAATACCTATTCCACATCACAGATCACAGATCACACTCATGAGACCACAGAAAACATATAAGAGGAAAAGTGTTTGCATGTAAATGTACAAGTTTAGAGGGTAAAGCATAAACCaatgtttattttcttccaCCCGACAATCCCAAGAACCAAACATGAATGATTCTTCGACGGCCACACTCCATGACAACTTCACAACATTGTGTTCTCCGTAATGCTAATCTCCATTAATACAACTTCCAAAACAGACCTCCATCATCAtaactttaatgtttttttctctccctCTCTACCTTTCCTTCCAAACCTTGCTTCCTACCCTCCACTGAGGTATCTTCTTATTTTTAagttcatatataaatatatatatatatatattttaaatttccttAGTTGTTTTAACAATGTTGAACAGATCTGTGTTTGATGCTCTTTTTACCATGTTTTGACAGATAACCTAGGATTTTGGagttactttttactttcttgtGATACTGGTGCAGCACACTCTAGTTTTGAAAAATCATGGGTAGTGAGATAGATACTAAATCAATTGAACCTGTCCGGAATGCTGTCTCTTTGTTTGGAGATAAAGGTGATCAGAAGAAATATCAAGCTGCAAGGAGTAAGGTAAGATAAGTAAGAAATATGGTTTTGAAAGGATTTTAGAGTATCTTAAAATATTAGCCTCGTTCACTCGGGTaaattcatgattgtgatttattttttggtCAGAGTGATTGTGGAAATGAATTTGAGGAGCTGACAAAGGAATTGGCCAACTGCAAGTTTCAGTTAGAAGCAAAGCATGCTGCACACATGCAAGCACTTCTTAAGTTGGAGCATAGCCAAAAGATGATCCACGAATTGTCTACCCTACTGAAGAAATCTGACATTGAAAGAAACAAGAACATGAGTGAATGTTCAGAATGTAAATCTCGCAAAGGTGAACTTGAATCCAAGATGAAAGAGATGGTTGATCAGAGTTTGGAGGCTGCGAAGGTCCGAGACCAGTTTGCGCATGTTTTAAGCGAACTGAAGGCCACACAAAGGGAGCTTCTTAACAAAGAAACAGAACTTGTTGCTGCTAGAGATTCAGAAATGAACTCCTTGACCAAAGCAAAACAATTGGAATCCGCTTTGGAGGCTGAAAAGGAACAGAAAGAAGAACTTGTGCAGCAAGTGAAGGAGCTCAAGGAAGTTATTCACAATTCAAAACTAGCTGCCATTGAATCTGAGAGAGAGAAGTTAACTTTATTGTCTGAGAAGGATGAGCAAATTGATTTCGCTACAAAAGCTACTGCTCAGGTACAACAACAGCTAGAAGATATGAGAAAGAATGCGGAAATGTTACAAAATCAACCGATGGGAGTGTCTACAGTGGTGGATTCTCTTCTCCTGGAACATATACTAGCTAATGGAAAACTCGTTTTATCTGAGGATTCTGCTCCCAAAGACTTAGACCGATTAAACATTGACATGGAAATAAAGGAGAGAAAGATAATGGATCAATCTGTGTACATTCACACACTAGAAATGGAACTAAGTCGATTAAAGCAAGAAGTTAAGGTTGCAAAGGTAGAAATAAATGCCTTGAGTATTACTAACGAATCACTCACTAGTGAGTTACATGAGGCTAAAGCAGAACTAAACATGAACAAGGGGAG
This genomic stretch from Vigna radiata var. radiata cultivar VC1973A chromosome 7, Vradiata_ver6, whole genome shotgun sequence harbors:
- the LOC106767678 gene encoding uncharacterized protein At5g01610; this translates as MDKALTKLGSAWISKKAKAEISHITDDLSALSNTVEEKAKLFINKLKGKSQKALPDLLREYNLPPGLFPRNITCYEFDVSKGKLVVHLCFPCEVCFKDSSIVRYANRVKGTLTKGKLNVLDGMKTKVLVWVKVTSVAVDSYKSDKVWFTTAGVKKSRPKDAYEMPREAIKVEEF
- the LOC106766416 gene encoding early endosome antigen 1, giving the protein MGSEIDTKSIEPVRNAVSLFGDKGDQKKYQAARSKSDCGNEFEELTKELANCKFQLEAKHAAHMQALLKLEHSQKMIHELSTLLKKSDIERNKNMSECSECKSRKGELESKMKEMVDQSLEAAKVRDQFAHVLSELKATQRELLNKETELVAARDSEMNSLTKAKQLESALEAEKEQKEELVQQVKELKEVIHNSKLAAIESEREKLTLLSEKDEQIDFATKATAQVQQQLEDMRKNAEMLQNQPMGVSTVVDSLLLEHILANGKLVLSEDSAPKDLDRLNIDMEIKERKIMDQSVYIHTLEMELSRLKQEVKVAKVEINALSITNESLTSELHEAKAELNMNKGSDIETQVEIALLKSKLQEHMVVYKNGRISEDSTTDHSKAEAEERNSEKNNEHVTGKSLFGVEGELALMKKELENASVKISELRARAEQALSRAEFAENAKTALEEKIKRHREHRQRRRLALTALREESSPKPFSPSSSPGSYQPLGKVLNMKL